GTTAAATCTATTGATCCATTCTGAGAAGAAAATCAATAAAAAGCATTACATGATTATATTTGCACGTGAAGTCTGGGAGGTTAAATTGTTCTTTGTATTAATATTTGATAACATGCCAACAATCCATCACTCTAGTATTTCTATGAAACGGTTATTTGCATTTGTCATAATGATATTTAGCCTGAATTGCTTTGCTATGGCACCTAAACTTAATTGGGATCAAGCCGTCGACCGAGCAATTAAACGATATGGCTTACGTGTCGAACCGCAATTGAAATCTTATTTCTCAAAAGCTAAGGTAAGTTATCCTCCGAGTGATATTGCGTTACTTGCTTTTAAATCCGAAAGAAAAGTGGAGCTCTGGGCTAAAGACTCTAATCAATCATGGAAACATATTCATGATTACCCTTTAACAGGATTCAGTGGTCGGCTAGGTCCTAAGTTACGTGAAAATGATAAACAAATCCCTGAAGGTGTTTATAAATTAGTTAATTTTAATCCATTCAGCAGTATGCATTTGTCAATGATGATTAATTACCCCAATAATTTTGATAAACAAAAAGGTTATCAAGATGGGAGAAGAAATTTAGGCAATAATATTTTTATCCATGGTAAAAACTTATCTGTGGGTTGCCTGGCTGTGGGAGATCTCGCTATAGATCAACTTTTTATTTTGGCACGTCGCGTAGGTTTAAGTAATATTCAGGTAATTATCGCACCCAATGATTTACGTAAGAGCAAACCATCCACCACTACCTTTGCACAACCGAGATGGCTTCCTGAATTATATAAACAAATTGCAGAATCATTAAAGCCTTTTAGTAAAGAGAAAAAGACATATACTGCTTAAAATTAAATGTAGGGTCGACCCATTTGGGCAGTCCTCTTGAATACCGCGTCCCGTCATCCCGCGTCTTGCAAGGGATGACGACAAAATTCCCTATATTAAAGGTACTGATATAAATTATTCTTTAGGCAAAGAAGCTAAAAACTCAGTAACCTCTTTGGGCGTTAATTCATAACATTGGCCACGCGATAAAAATCTTGGCATAGTTAATACACCATAACGAATGCGTATCAATCGGCTTACTTCAACACCTTGGGACTCCCATAAACGTCGTACTTCCCTATTACGTCCTTCATTTAAAGTCACATGATACCAGGAGTTCGATCCTTCTCCACCCCGGAATTCTAAACGTGTAAATTTAGCTATTCCATCGTCAAGTTCCACACCTTTTTGTAAAATATTTAAAGCCTCCGGACTCACTTGACCATGAATTCTAACTGCATATTCTCTTTCTAAGCCATATTTAGGATGCATTAATTGATTCGCTAAATCACCATTATTGGTGAAGATAAGTAAACCAGAAGTATTTAAATCCAAACGACCCACCTGAACCCAACGGCCTTGTCGTAAATGAGGTAGATGATCAAAAACGGTCTTCTCAAATTTAGGATCATGACGGCTTGATATTTCACCTACAGGTTTATGGTAAAGCAGAATGCGGGTGTTTTGCCTCACTTTAAGGGGATTAGCAATTAACTTTCCTTTTACAGTGATTTTATCTTCGGCACTTGCTGAGTCACCTAATTTTACTGGTTTGCCATTAACTTGGACCCAGCCATTTTCTATCCAACGCTCCATTTCTCGTCGAGATCCAAGGCCAGCTTGACTTAGTATTTTTTGTAACCTTTCGCTGCTCATTCAGTAATATACTCTTCATTAGGATTATGTAAAGTTAATGCTTCCATAACCTCAGGTAAGGTTGGAAGTTCATTTAAATATTTTAAATTAAAATAATTCAAAAATTCTCTTGTAGTCGTGTATACAGCGGGCTTACCCGCTACATTTTTATAACCAGAAACCCGAATCCATTCTCGCTCCAATAAGGTTTTTATTATTTGACTACTTACCGCCACACCACGAAGCTCCTCAATATCAGCTCGGGTAACAGGTTGCTTATAAGCAATAATAGCTAAAGTTTCAAGCAAAGCACGAGAATATTTACTCGGTTTTTCAATTTGCATTCGTGCAACCCAGCTACTATATTCTTTTCTCGTTTGGATAATAAAGCCAGCAGCAACTTGGATAAGCTCAATGGATCGAGAGGTATAGTCTTCTTTTAAGTCATTAATAATAACCACTAAATGTTCTTTAGTTGGCCTTTGCCATTCATCAAATACCTCTAGCAGTCTATCTATTGAGAGTGGTTCATTCGAACTTAAAAGTAGCGCTTCAACTACGTTTTTTAATTCCTTTTCATCCATCTTATGCTGCCTGTAAATGTATTGAAGAAAATGCTTCGTTTTGCGTGATCACAATGAGTGATTGTCTCGCTAATTCTAAAATGGCTAACAGAGAAACTACCAAACCAATTCGTCCCTCTTCGATTGAAAATAATTGACTAAATTCTAAAACATTATGTTCTTGGAGAAGCGCTAATACATGACTCATTCGCTCACGAACCGATAATACTTCGCGTGAAACCTGATGGTGGCTTGTCTGCTCTTCTCTTTGTAATAGGGATTTCATTGCCGCAATTAAATCTTCTAACTGTACGTCTGGATGAACTATGATACGTTCAAGCTCAGAAGGAACAATTTGAATTTGAAAATGATCTCGCTCTTGTCGTGG
The DNA window shown above is from Legionella sp. PC997 and carries:
- a CDS encoding pseudouridine synthase produces the protein MSSERLQKILSQAGLGSRREMERWIENGWVQVNGKPVKLGDSASAEDKITVKGKLIANPLKVRQNTRILLYHKPVGEISSRHDPKFEKTVFDHLPHLRQGRWVQVGRLDLNTSGLLIFTNNGDLANQLMHPKYGLEREYAVRIHGQVSPEALNILQKGVELDDGIAKFTRLEFRGGEGSNSWYHVTLNEGRNREVRRLWESQGVEVSRLIRIRYGVLTMPRFLSRGQCYELTPKEVTEFLASLPKE
- the scpB gene encoding SMC-Scp complex subunit ScpB; translation: MDEKELKNVVEALLLSSNEPLSIDRLLEVFDEWQRPTKEHLVVIINDLKEDYTSRSIELIQVAAGFIIQTRKEYSSWVARMQIEKPSKYSRALLETLAIIAYKQPVTRADIEELRGVAVSSQIIKTLLEREWIRVSGYKNVAGKPAVYTTTREFLNYFNLKYLNELPTLPEVMEALTLHNPNEEYITE
- a CDS encoding murein L,D-transpeptidase family protein, with product MKRLFAFVIMIFSLNCFAMAPKLNWDQAVDRAIKRYGLRVEPQLKSYFSKAKVSYPPSDIALLAFKSERKVELWAKDSNQSWKHIHDYPLTGFSGRLGPKLRENDKQIPEGVYKLVNFNPFSSMHLSMMINYPNNFDKQKGYQDGRRNLGNNIFIHGKNLSVGCLAVGDLAIDQLFILARRVGLSNIQVIIAPNDLRKSKPSTTTFAQPRWLPELYKQIAESLKPFSKEKKTYTA